In the Excalfactoria chinensis isolate bCotChi1 chromosome 18, bCotChi1.hap2, whole genome shotgun sequence genome, ttttttacagcattttatcTAGTGTTAAACTGCCCAACAGTCAGAGATGGAAACTGTCCAGACTGGTGTCTGTCATGactgtattttaatgtttttctcaaCCAAACTCTTCTCAGTTTTACCAAATAAGAGTCCTTATGGAAGTATGAGGTATGGAGGAATGCCACTGGCTAAATATGGCAAACAATTTCTGCACATTCTGCAAGAATAATGAGTAACTTCTGATAGAATTAGGGTGAAGCTTGACCAGGTTCTTGAGATGAAGGATCTGCGAAGATGCAGAATTACAAGAGACTGGTCTTAGGGTTTATACATAGTGCACAATCCAGGTTACACCTGTACCCGCATCACTTTAGGTCAACAAAGGCCCTTCAGTTTAGCTAAGAAATGTTCAGTCAGGAACATTGCATTTGTTTATAGTATGTAAGCTCCACAAAAATAGTGACCAATGTTTGGTTAGTAAGTAAGCCTGATGCCTTGCCAAATGGGAGGTTTTGACTGGTGTGCATCCTAACTCCTAAGAATTCAATCTTCCCCATGGCATGGACAAGCTAGAGACTTAAATGATGGTTCTCTGTACATTGTGGAGGGATATTTACCTAGGTTTATCTTCCTGTTTAACCATCCActtgtgttttatgtttgttttcatgtttcttttctggtCTGTCTAGCTTAGTCTCAAGCACAGAATCTGTGAAAGTGATTCAGTGACTGAAGGAATTGTCCCTCCAAAGCTGTCTTTGCATGGATGGCTGTGATCAGATGCCTTCCGAAAACCTAATCCTTATTTCTGTCAAATGCAAAATTGTATAAAACGTCCTTTGTCCTGGTTTTAAATATCAGTTACTAAAACTCCAATGAACTACAGCTTACTGGTTTTCTCAGTAATGCTCATCAGGTCAGGAAGGTGGCTATCTTGTTTATCTTCTATTTGTAGAGACAGCGAACCTTTGTCTTAGTGACAGGTGATACAGCTCCAGTTCTTACTTGTAAGTTTTTTATAATATTtctattgatttttgtttttcaagttgGTGAATTTTCATGATTTGATTTAATTTGTTCATGTGCCTTATTATGGCATGTAACATAGGacataaataggaaaaaaaaaatctcttagtATGTTGTGACACTTTGGGGATGCTTCCTGCATCAGGAGTCAATGAGTGACATTGAGATCTGTTTGTACAATTGGAAGAGCAGATACAGTGGCAATATTGTGTGTTTACACTACTGTGTTAGTAAGAATAACAGTGAAAGTCTGAAGATTCTTGGGTACTTAATTACGGGTGTATAATGTAAAGTGATGCCTGCTACATACACTCTCAAgggaaaaatgtttattaattCTTTTACAGTATCATAGAGTGCCTTTCTTTagattgttttctgaaatttatacatttatttaaaacctCTTAGAACACTCTTTGCTGTTGGATCAAGAAAATGAATACTAATAGAATCAAATATATGTTAGACTTTAAATGGTAAATTGTCCTAGCTAGGAAGTGATTACTGTGTTAGAAAAGCTTCAGAGCcttgaaggagaaagaaatgaaaatcacaaaaagaagcttaaaaaatTGAATGTTCACTGGTGATTCCCACGCTTTTCCTTCAAATAGTTCTTTGCCTATTAAACTCATTCGTTATCAGGAAACCTGACACAGTGAGTAAACAGTTTAGAATTGAGTCCACACTTAAGTGTTTCCTTCAGTTAGGATTTCTTTGTTTGGGATGTAAATATTGAATGATGGATTTACTTAATAATtattgagattatttttttaaggaggTGGGTGGTTTTTGTAGACAGAAATGCAATTGATGACAAATTTATTTTGGAGATGAATATGCTACATATCTGGACCCAAGgaatacagtttttaaaagtaTCTGTGGGTACGTGTGTATTGAAACAAATGTACTTCTGTTACTTTTCCTTAGTAGATTTTCAAAACTGCGTGAAATACCTTCCAAAATTAATTCCTGGAAAATTTAGATGTACAGTTCCCTGCAAGTGGCAGTGTAGTCACCTGCTTCAAGACAGTGAATACTGTGATCTTTTTGACCCGCCTTGTgactttaatatttttctgagaGTGTGGGACAATTATTCTGTAGTCTTTACCAGGGAGCAAAATTATAAAGTTCCTTTTAGCTTTGATATAGACTGTTCAATGGACCCTGTCGTGTTATAAACAGTTATAAACATAGGGATAATGTGAGTGAGAGCATTGCAAGAAATAGGTAGATTGAGACTCTTCTCATATTACATCAAGTTTTTATACTGACAGTTTTGTAGTAACACACCTTGAACCGATCAAAGCGGTAATTTAACTTCAGCATGcagaagtgtttatttttggaATGGAAAACTCTGTATTCATTCTCAGTTGTaaatgttcttgtttttctttcagattccACTTTACATCAGTAGAAATGGACAGCAGCAGTTTCATTCAGTTTGATGTGCCTGAGTACAGCAACACTGTTCTGAGCCAGTTAAATGAACTCCGCTTGCAAGGAAAGCTGTGTGACATAATTGTGCATATTCAGGGTCAGCCATTTCGAGCCCATAAAGCTGTCTTAGCAGCCAGCTCGCCATATTTCCGTGACCATTCAGCGCTAAGCACCATGAGTGGCTTATCAATATCGGTTATTAAAAATCCCAATGTTTTTGAACAGTTGCTTTCATTCTGTTACACTGGAAGGATGTCCTTACAACTGAAGGATGTTGTTAGTTTTCTAACTGCAGCTAGCTTTCTACAGATGCAATGTGTCATTGATAAATGCACGCAGATACTGGAGAGTATTCATTCAAAGATCAGTGTTGGTGATGTTGACTCTGTTACTGTTGgtgctgaagaaaattcagaaaatcgCAATGGAGTTAAAGACAGCAGCTACTTTGCCAACCCTATTGAGATATCTCCCCCCTATTGCTCTCAGATACGACAGTCAACAGCAAGCAGTGATCTTAGGATGGAAACTACTCCAGGCAAAACTCTACGTAGTCGACTCCAAGAAGAAGGGCATTCAGATCGAGGAAGCAGTGGGAGTATCTCTGAATACGAGGTTCAAATTGAGGGTGATCATGAGCAAGGAGACTTGATAGTAAGAGAAAGTCAGATTGCAGAGGTGAaagttaaaatggaaaagtCTGACAGGCCAAGTTGTTCTGATAGCTCTTCCCTTGGTGATGATGGATATCATACTGAAATGGTGGATGGAGAGCAAGTAGTAGCAGTAAATGTTGGCTCCTATGGGTCTGTTCTACAACATGTTTATTCGTTTACCCATACCTCATCACAGGCTACTGGTGTGTCTGAAACTTTTGGAAACCTTAGCAATTCAAGTCCTTCAAGGTCAATGCTGAGCTGTTTCAGAGGGGGTCGGGCACGCCAAAAACGGATATCCAGTGGTCATTTACATAG is a window encoding:
- the ZBTB34 gene encoding zinc finger and BTB domain-containing protein 34, with the protein product MDSSSFIQFDVPEYSNTVLSQLNELRLQGKLCDIIVHIQGQPFRAHKAVLAASSPYFRDHSALSTMSGLSISVIKNPNVFEQLLSFCYTGRMSLQLKDVVSFLTAASFLQMQCVIDKCTQILESIHSKISVGDVDSVTVGAEENSENRNGVKDSSYFANPIEISPPYCSQIRQSTASSDLRMETTPGKTLRSRLQEEGHSDRGSSGSISEYEVQIEGDHEQGDLIVRESQIAEVKVKMEKSDRPSCSDSSSLGDDGYHTEMVDGEQVVAVNVGSYGSVLQHVYSFTHTSSQATGVSETFGNLSNSSPSRSMLSCFRGGRARQKRISSGHLHSDVQGLVQGTDGDSMVSNTGYENSPQERNARGHWYPYSERLICIYCGKSFNQKGSLDRHMRLHMGITPFVCKFCGKKYTRKDQLEYHIRGHTDDKPFRCEICGKCFPFQGTLNQHLRKNHPGVTEVRNRVESPDRTEAFVEQKVDNDGSASEAMDSSMEIHAMSNTSD